Proteins encoded within one genomic window of Spirochaeta cellobiosiphila DSM 17781:
- a CDS encoding ATP-binding response regulator yields MSSIKILVVEDEPIIGIDIQTRLNKLGYFVPDIMRSGEEALEYLKDHQPDLILMDINLGGTMDGIETTQVINQLYPIPVIFLTAYSDKETIQRTNETESHGYILKPIQNEAIYITIERALSKHKSDNALKDKEKLLETTLDSLAEGVVLISQEGIIHKANRKALELIQIPATDKIHGESYERFFSFDMNGDNIDLMATENIIRGDLTPWNKEDTSIPIEATIGVFLQTDRLFTGIVVAFHDITKQLAYEKAILLARERAETHSRLKSEFLTNMTHELRTPLNSVIGMNQLVKEKVNDLYLKDCLDVSINSAQFLLGMISDLLDFSKLESGKMKIARLPFNLGEDLENTFEKIAVQASKKHLLLLTDIPSEAYNIFLGDSGKLSQVINNLVGNAIKFTNQGAISFQCLIDIENKKVDFIIQDTGIGMKVEETKRIFDDFYQIDGSHTRSYGGTGLGLSITKKLIEIMNGKLTVESLHGTGSIFRFDLPLVMKDTLNLSSQLLANRAYKICLKDKEEERLLTHFLEEEGAKKEQGEEFLYFCDSFPIPQEWNEEFELRPYNFFFISDHHQQELLPNLIKKDHIILRPLNRTKIKSAMGLDKKRFFQVSNFKKKLSEQNYKIYIQPDLITWSSFLFEENNDIFGSMDWPPPAPTGKEIVIWYRKENSDIDSFIADNPDLNRYLSILVHDNFLNPSIIKKGKNAGIRVFMKTASLSTHFITAINQLMEELTKEKRLHSTQLTLVINEEHKFNLKNHLPQIQDLLTKNNWHELDSLLKEIRSEYRESSVSLSQFLLGMLFAVRNKNIEKLKDYLNQLVHVINT; encoded by the coding sequence ATGAGTTCAATAAAAATACTTGTTGTAGAAGATGAACCAATTATCGGGATTGATATTCAAACAAGATTAAACAAATTAGGCTATTTTGTTCCTGATATTATGAGATCAGGAGAAGAAGCCTTAGAGTACCTTAAAGATCATCAACCTGACCTTATTTTAATGGATATCAATTTAGGTGGGACTATGGATGGAATTGAAACCACACAAGTCATAAATCAACTCTACCCTATTCCTGTTATTTTTCTAACGGCCTACTCTGATAAAGAAACTATTCAAAGAACTAATGAAACAGAATCTCATGGCTATATTCTGAAGCCCATTCAAAATGAGGCCATTTATATTACTATTGAAAGGGCTTTATCCAAACACAAATCAGATAATGCACTAAAAGATAAAGAAAAGTTATTAGAAACGACCTTAGATTCCTTAGCGGAAGGTGTTGTGCTTATCAGCCAAGAAGGTATTATTCATAAAGCAAACAGGAAGGCTCTAGAACTCATTCAAATACCCGCCACAGACAAGATACACGGTGAATCTTATGAGCGCTTTTTTTCCTTTGATATGAACGGTGATAATATTGATTTGATGGCTACAGAGAACATTATTAGAGGCGACTTAACGCCATGGAATAAGGAAGATACCTCTATTCCTATAGAAGCCACAATAGGAGTTTTCCTTCAAACAGATAGACTATTTACAGGAATTGTAGTCGCTTTTCATGATATCACAAAGCAATTAGCTTATGAAAAAGCCATACTTCTAGCCAGAGAAAGAGCTGAAACTCATAGCCGATTAAAGAGTGAGTTTCTAACTAACATGACCCATGAATTAAGAACTCCCTTAAATAGTGTTATAGGAATGAATCAGCTTGTAAAGGAAAAAGTCAATGACCTTTACTTGAAAGACTGTCTGGATGTGTCCATTAATTCTGCTCAATTCCTTTTGGGAATGATATCCGATCTCCTGGATTTTTCTAAACTTGAATCAGGAAAAATGAAAATAGCCCGTTTACCTTTTAACCTTGGAGAAGACCTTGAGAATACCTTTGAGAAAATTGCTGTACAAGCCAGTAAAAAACATCTACTCCTGCTCACAGATATACCTTCTGAGGCATATAATATTTTCCTTGGTGATTCTGGAAAGTTATCCCAAGTCATCAATAATCTTGTAGGGAATGCCATCAAATTCACGAATCAAGGTGCTATTAGTTTTCAGTGTCTTATTGACATTGAAAATAAGAAAGTGGATTTCATTATTCAGGATACTGGTATAGGAATGAAGGTTGAAGAAACTAAAAGGATTTTTGACGATTTTTACCAGATAGACGGATCACATACGAGATCCTATGGCGGCACAGGATTAGGACTCAGTATCACAAAAAAACTTATTGAAATAATGAATGGGAAACTTACAGTGGAATCTCTTCATGGCACAGGGAGTATTTTTCGATTTGATCTTCCTTTAGTTATGAAAGACACTCTGAACCTTTCTTCACAACTGCTAGCCAATCGTGCTTACAAAATCTGTTTGAAGGACAAAGAAGAAGAGAGATTGCTGACCCATTTCCTTGAAGAAGAAGGAGCAAAAAAAGAACAGGGAGAAGAATTTCTTTACTTTTGCGATAGCTTCCCTATCCCTCAGGAATGGAATGAAGAATTTGAACTTCGGCCTTATAACTTCTTTTTTATTAGCGATCATCATCAACAAGAACTTCTCCCTAACTTGATTAAAAAAGATCATATCATTCTTCGTCCTCTGAATAGGACAAAAATAAAATCAGCCATGGGCTTGGACAAAAAAAGATTCTTCCAAGTAAGTAATTTTAAAAAAAAGTTGTCCGAGCAAAACTATAAAATATACATACAACCAGATCTTATTACATGGTCTTCATTCCTTTTTGAAGAGAATAATGACATTTTTGGGTCAATGGATTGGCCCCCTCCTGCTCCAACAGGAAAAGAGATAGTTATCTGGTATAGAAAGGAAAACAGTGATATAGATAGTTTTATAGCAGATAATCCCGATCTAAACCGTTATTTATCCATATTAGTGCATGATAATTTTTTAAACCCTTCCATCATTAAAAAAGGAAAGAACGCAGGAATACGGGTATTTATGAAAACAGCAAGTTTATCTACCCATTTTATCACAGCCATCAACCAACTAATGGAAGAATTAACCAAGGAGAAAAGATTACATTCAACCCAACTGACTTTAGTTATCAATGAAGAACACAAGTTTAACCTCAAAAATCACTTACCACAAATCCAAGATCTACTAACTAAAAATAACTGGCATGAACTAGATAGCCTATTAAAAGAAATAAGAAGTGAATACAGAGAGTCAAGTGTAAGTCTATCCCAATTCCTCTTAGGAATGCTATTCGCCGTAAGAAATAAAAATATAGAAAAATTAAAAGATTATTTGAATCAGTTAGTACATGTCATTAATACTTAA
- a CDS encoding OmpA family protein, with the protein MSRSLKVEINNRDLISFIDLESSGQKELKLTPIKDNQKEAHIKLYIVNDKGKELFQEIVLKPLPYPEASKNIIYLKGRYNGNRALDLRISLSGKEKLNESYTLPWVMPKWFIGALITMGAILLLIGSLLFFLPKLNQPSRTGQTKSNQNTQTNMVKRTAAPQNTPIVKQPSIPQKTEETRKAEEATKVEEAKKAEEARKAEEARKAEEARKAEEARKAEEARKAEEARKAEIAKYDIMIEKQIIYFLPNDWSLLPGQKKKLENLLPLLNQTNSQVLFIGHTAIAGSEAGRIEISENRAIAVRDYLYKLGWKPQTSPSIIPKGMSDPVTTGKNQDANRRVQIVLED; encoded by the coding sequence ATGAGTAGAAGCTTGAAAGTAGAGATCAACAATAGAGATCTTATTTCTTTTATTGATCTAGAGAGTTCTGGACAAAAAGAATTAAAACTGACTCCCATTAAAGATAATCAAAAAGAAGCTCATATAAAGCTCTACATTGTTAATGACAAGGGAAAAGAGCTTTTTCAGGAAATAGTCCTAAAACCCCTCCCCTATCCTGAAGCAAGCAAAAATATAATTTACCTAAAGGGAAGATATAACGGTAATAGAGCTCTCGACCTTCGAATCTCCTTATCAGGAAAAGAAAAGCTAAATGAGAGCTATACTCTTCCTTGGGTTATGCCTAAATGGTTTATAGGTGCCTTAATTACTATGGGAGCGATTCTTTTACTAATAGGATCATTATTATTTTTTCTTCCTAAGTTGAACCAACCGTCTCGTACAGGTCAAACAAAATCCAATCAGAATACTCAAACCAATATGGTGAAAAGGACAGCTGCTCCTCAAAATACGCCAATAGTCAAACAACCTAGTATTCCTCAGAAGACAGAAGAAACCAGAAAAGCGGAAGAGGCTACGAAAGTAGAAGAAGCCAAGAAGGCAGAAGAAGCTAGAAAAGCAGAAGAGGCCAGGAAGGCAGAAGAAGCCAGGAAAGCAGAAGAAGCCAGAAAGGCAGAAGAAGCCAGGAAGGCAGAAGAAGCCAGGAAAGCTGAAATAGCCAAATATGATATCATGATAGAAAAACAGATTATTTACTTTTTACCCAACGACTGGAGCCTATTACCAGGACAGAAAAAGAAATTGGAAAACCTCTTACCTCTACTGAATCAGACCAACAGTCAAGTATTATTCATTGGACATACCGCTATAGCAGGATCGGAAGCAGGAAGAATAGAAATCAGCGAAAACAGAGCTATTGCCGTTAGGGATTATCTCTATAAATTAGGATGGAAACCTCAAACAAGTCCCAGTATTATCCCAAAAGGGATGTCAGATCCTGTTACTACTGGTAAAAATCAAGATGCGAATAGACGCGTACAAATTGTCCTGGAAGACTAG
- a CDS encoding chemotaxis protein CheX, whose amino-acid sequence MKAEYINPFLDSTLNLIKSMLGEDARVGEKYVLTHFGNHRWEISGVIGLTGNVEGLVVIRLSRILAKKILEKSGLEVSRDPDEVSKLINEMVGELVNIIAGNGLSGLNDPDVDITVPFCVQGKNHSIAWPMNNPIIVIPFSTTAGPFEVTVSLKGNENRVSKGIRR is encoded by the coding sequence ATGAAGGCGGAATACATAAATCCCTTTTTAGATTCGACATTGAATTTGATTAAAAGCATGTTAGGTGAAGACGCTCGAGTGGGTGAGAAATATGTGCTAACCCATTTTGGAAACCATAGATGGGAGATCTCTGGAGTAATCGGACTTACAGGAAATGTGGAAGGTTTGGTTGTTATCAGATTATCCAGGATACTGGCTAAAAAGATATTAGAGAAATCCGGTTTAGAGGTTAGCAGGGATCCTGATGAGGTCAGTAAACTCATTAATGAAATGGTAGGAGAACTAGTCAATATAATCGCAGGTAATGGTCTATCAGGTTTAAATGATCCTGATGTGGATATTACCGTTCCTTTTTGTGTACAAGGTAAAAATCACAGCATAGCCTGGCCGATGAATAACCCTATCATTGTCATCCCTTTTAGTACCACAGCAGGACCTTTCGAAGTGACTGTGAGTTTGAAAGGTAATGAGAATCGAGTTTCAAAAGGAATAAGACGCTAA
- a CDS encoding DNA topoisomerase III, translating to MKSIVLAEKPSVGRDIAKVLGCNKSTKTHIEGAQYIVTWAMGHLVELAEPGVYDSRYTTWSLDYLPMLPEKMKLKVIRKTSHQFNAIKRLMQRNDVDHLIIATDAGREGEAVARNILKLGAWKKKTSRLWISSQTTKAIKEGFAHLEPAQKYWNLYLAAEARSEADWIIGLNLSRALSCKYDSQLTCGRVQTPTLALIAEREKTIKNFIPQDYWTIEGKAGDKLFRWQDDKGQSRIFKEARVEEIISILEGSEGTCTERKNQTKSEHSPLAYDLTELQRDANKWLGFGAKQTLKVLQSLYERHKIVTYPRTDSRHITTDMVPTLGDRLKALSKTSYASKLPQLDLDKIKNDKMIVNNAKVSDHHAIIPTEERVNLDRLNPEERNLWQLIVNRFLEVLSPAYKYNQISIKIKLKEGYFFIKSRQTLDKGWRAITGRLPDNEENEVIQDLQNIKEGDTLNINGIHSKKSKTSPPSRYTEGTLLTAMENPSALVDSKEYQKVLKEEGGLGTPATRADIIEKLFSSFYAEKQGHSIHPTSRGLDLLSLVPEEIKSPNLTAIWEQRLNNIATGKENPQAFKKDIRDSAQKLTDLIKLSKTVYEPKGNGKPCPMCGKPLLDTKDKRGRAIQVCRSLSCGYESTSEVTPGGKPGRKEQALGRKLIKQYSSQDKETYTLADMLKEAQKKKDKKK from the coding sequence ATGAAATCAATTGTTTTAGCAGAAAAACCAAGTGTCGGACGTGACATAGCAAAAGTTCTGGGTTGCAATAAAAGTACAAAAACACATATAGAGGGTGCTCAATATATCGTGACTTGGGCAATGGGACATCTAGTAGAACTAGCAGAACCGGGGGTATATGACTCTCGATATACGACATGGAGCCTAGACTATTTACCAATGCTTCCTGAAAAAATGAAGTTAAAGGTCATTAGAAAAACATCCCACCAATTCAACGCAATTAAAAGGCTTATGCAGCGAAATGATGTGGATCATCTCATTATTGCCACTGATGCAGGAAGAGAAGGAGAAGCCGTTGCCAGAAATATCCTAAAACTGGGTGCCTGGAAGAAGAAGACAAGTCGATTATGGATATCAAGCCAAACGACTAAAGCGATTAAGGAAGGATTTGCCCATTTAGAACCAGCACAGAAATACTGGAATCTATATTTAGCAGCAGAAGCCCGTTCGGAAGCGGATTGGATAATTGGCTTGAATCTATCAAGAGCATTAAGTTGTAAATATGATAGTCAATTAACCTGTGGCCGTGTTCAGACACCTACTTTAGCTCTTATTGCGGAGAGGGAGAAAACAATAAAAAACTTTATTCCTCAAGACTACTGGACCATTGAAGGTAAGGCAGGGGATAAACTCTTCAGATGGCAAGACGACAAAGGCCAGAGTAGAATATTTAAAGAAGCGAGAGTAGAAGAGATTATTAGTATCCTAGAAGGATCTGAAGGAACTTGTACAGAAAGAAAGAATCAGACAAAATCAGAACATAGTCCTTTAGCCTATGATTTGACAGAACTTCAAAGAGATGCCAATAAGTGGTTAGGCTTTGGAGCGAAGCAAACATTAAAGGTTCTTCAATCTTTATATGAACGCCACAAGATCGTTACCTACCCCCGTACAGATTCCCGGCATATCACCACAGATATGGTTCCTACTCTTGGGGATAGGCTAAAAGCTTTAAGTAAAACATCTTATGCATCCAAACTTCCTCAATTGGATCTGGATAAAATCAAAAATGATAAGATGATCGTAAATAATGCTAAAGTGAGTGATCACCACGCCATAATCCCCACAGAAGAAAGAGTTAATCTGGACCGCCTTAACCCTGAAGAAAGAAATTTATGGCAACTTATTGTTAATCGCTTTCTTGAAGTGTTATCTCCAGCCTACAAATACAATCAAATTAGTATAAAAATCAAACTCAAAGAAGGATATTTTTTCATTAAGAGTCGTCAGACTCTCGATAAGGGATGGCGAGCCATAACAGGACGTTTACCGGATAATGAAGAAAATGAAGTCATTCAGGATTTACAGAATATTAAGGAAGGAGACACACTTAATATAAACGGTATTCACTCAAAGAAGTCTAAAACATCCCCTCCTTCACGCTACACAGAAGGAACACTACTCACAGCTATGGAAAATCCTTCCGCTTTAGTGGATTCCAAAGAATACCAGAAAGTATTAAAAGAGGAAGGAGGCTTGGGGACTCCTGCAACGAGAGCAGACATCATTGAAAAACTCTTTTCAAGTTTTTACGCAGAGAAGCAAGGCCACTCTATTCACCCTACCTCTAGAGGTTTGGATTTATTATCTTTAGTACCTGAAGAGATAAAGAGCCCCAATCTGACAGCAATCTGGGAACAGCGTCTAAATAATATTGCTACAGGAAAGGAAAATCCCCAGGCCTTTAAGAAGGATATTAGAGATTCTGCCCAGAAACTTACAGATCTGATTAAGCTTAGTAAAACCGTCTATGAACCCAAAGGAAATGGGAAGCCATGCCCCATGTGTGGGAAACCATTATTGGATACTAAAGACAAACGGGGACGGGCTATACAGGTTTGTCGCTCCTTGTCTTGCGGATACGAAAGTACATCAGAAGTGACTCCCGGAGGAAAACCAGGTAGAAAAGAACAAGCTCTTGGGAGAAAACTTATCAAACAGTATTCATCACAAGATAAAGAAACCTATACTTTAGCTGATATGCTAAAAGAAGCACAAAAGAAAAAGGATAAGAAGAAATGA
- a CDS encoding response regulator, translating to MRILVAEDDFGSQQFMKELLTTYGEVDLAENGEEAVNAFQMAWQENIPYDVVFMDIMMPEKTGHEAIQDIRNIEQEMKIHQKDEVKIIMSTVLDDPKNVVKAYHKGGATSYMVKPVDKDKIESEMQKIGFVPLYE from the coding sequence ATGCGAATTTTGGTTGCTGAAGATGATTTTGGAAGTCAACAGTTTATGAAAGAGTTATTAACAACCTATGGAGAGGTTGATCTGGCAGAAAATGGTGAAGAAGCAGTCAATGCCTTTCAAATGGCCTGGCAGGAGAATATTCCCTATGACGTTGTCTTTATGGACATAATGATGCCCGAAAAAACAGGTCATGAAGCCATACAAGACATTAGAAATATCGAACAAGAAATGAAAATACATCAAAAAGATGAAGTTAAAATCATCATGTCAACAGTGCTTGATGATCCTAAAAATGTTGTTAAAGCCTACCATAAAGGTGGGGCTACCAGTTACATGGTTAAGCCAGTAGATAAAGATAAAATAGAGTCTGAAATGCAAAAAATCGGCTTTGTTCCACTCTATGAGTAA
- a CDS encoding ATP-dependent 6-phosphofructokinase has protein sequence MSSATKKFGILTSGGDCPGLNAAIRGVVKPAFGLYGMNVWGSRGGFRGMITGDGHWLESEEVSGILTRGGTILGTSREKPFKSEKDSKEGLHKPDLIVENYKKLGLDALVVLGGNGTVKTANLLSEAGLNVVALPKTIDNDLWGTDMTFGFHSALDVATEGIDRLHSTADSHNRVMVVEIMGHKAGWLTLYSGLAGGGDVILIPEIPYNINSVIEHLGKRSSEGKNFSIVAVAEGAVSTEEAKLGKKEIRKKRASEGYPSISYRLAQEIEAHSDAEARVTVLGYLQRGGKPSAYDRILSTRFGTAALDLLQKGEYGKMVALEDDKVVAKDLSKVAGKLKLVPTDHDHIRTARMIGTCFGD, from the coding sequence ATGAGTTCTGCAACAAAAAAATTTGGAATTTTGACTAGTGGAGGAGATTGTCCCGGCTTAAATGCGGCTATTCGAGGGGTTGTCAAACCAGCTTTCGGACTCTATGGAATGAACGTTTGGGGAAGCCGTGGTGGTTTTCGGGGAATGATCACTGGTGATGGACATTGGTTGGAATCTGAAGAAGTATCCGGGATTTTGACAAGAGGCGGGACAATATTAGGAACTAGTCGGGAAAAACCATTTAAATCCGAAAAGGATAGTAAAGAAGGTTTACATAAACCGGATTTGATTGTTGAGAACTATAAAAAGTTGGGTTTAGATGCTTTAGTTGTACTAGGTGGGAATGGGACTGTTAAAACAGCAAACCTACTGTCAGAAGCAGGACTTAACGTTGTAGCCCTTCCCAAAACAATAGATAACGATCTATGGGGTACAGATATGACTTTTGGTTTTCATTCCGCTCTGGATGTTGCCACAGAAGGCATTGACCGCCTACATTCAACAGCAGATTCCCACAATAGAGTTATGGTGGTGGAGATAATGGGTCATAAAGCTGGTTGGTTAACCCTTTATTCTGGCTTAGCAGGTGGAGGAGATGTCATACTCATCCCAGAAATACCATATAACATCAACAGTGTTATAGAACATCTAGGTAAAAGATCATCAGAAGGCAAAAACTTTTCCATTGTCGCCGTAGCAGAAGGAGCCGTAAGTACAGAAGAAGCAAAATTAGGAAAAAAGGAAATACGTAAAAAACGTGCAAGTGAAGGCTATCCCAGTATAAGCTATAGATTAGCCCAGGAGATAGAAGCCCATTCAGATGCAGAAGCAAGAGTGACAGTTCTTGGGTATCTGCAACGAGGAGGCAAACCTTCGGCATATGATAGAATATTATCAACGAGATTTGGTACAGCAGCATTAGATCTTTTACAAAAAGGGGAATATGGAAAAATGGTCGCCCTTGAAGATGACAAAGTAGTCGCTAAGGATTTATCAAAAGTTGCTGGAAAACTAAAGCTTGTCCCTACAGATCATGACCATATTAGAACAGCACGTATGATAGGAACCTGTTTTGGTGACTAA
- a CDS encoding YiiD C-terminal domain-containing protein, producing the protein MKSKELLKYLNKNIPITKRMDLTILESSSQCVAIKAGLEANRNHKKTAFGGSINTLMVLSCFSLLKIILDEQNIDADIVIQRSQIEFLRPVQTDFTSRTRIEDQNKINLFIDQLQRHGKGRIGLQATISQDKELAAFKGDFVAMLKR; encoded by the coding sequence ATGAAAAGTAAAGAACTCCTTAAATATTTGAACAAAAATATACCAATCACAAAACGAATGGATTTAACTATACTCGAATCTTCTTCTCAGTGCGTTGCCATAAAAGCAGGATTAGAAGCTAACAGGAATCATAAAAAAACTGCTTTTGGGGGAAGTATAAACACTTTAATGGTATTGAGTTGCTTTTCCTTGCTTAAGATCATACTAGATGAGCAAAATATTGACGCAGATATTGTTATCCAACGATCACAGATAGAATTCTTAAGGCCTGTACAGACCGATTTTACTTCTCGTACAAGAATTGAGGATCAAAATAAGATAAACCTATTCATTGATCAATTGCAAAGACATGGAAAAGGTCGAATTGGCCTTCAGGCAACCATTTCTCAGGATAAAGAACTGGCTGCCTTTAAAGGTGATTTTGTTGCTATGCTGAAGCGTTAA
- a CDS encoding rhodanese-related sulfurtransferase has translation MSKYVIAALYQFKDFPEYKEEKSGLLHFCKKWHINGTLLLASEGINGTVAGSEKAIEALRVYIENTLGFTNLEYKLSYQESGKPPFYKMKVKLKKEIVTMGIEGMDPTTMAGTYVSPSEWNELIQDPEVLLIDTRNSYEFKIGTFKGAMDPQTRYFRQFPDWVRQKVLPQKPKKVAMFCTGGIRCEKATSFLKSEGVEEVYHLKGGILKYIEDIDASESLWEGECFVFDNRVSVNQELEPGIHRVCYGCGEPLTKLEIESDLYEEGISCPHCYDSLTEETRQRLNQRNDHRQKVNASA, from the coding sequence ATGAGTAAGTATGTCATAGCTGCGCTATATCAATTTAAAGACTTTCCTGAGTATAAAGAGGAAAAGTCAGGTCTGCTCCACTTTTGTAAAAAGTGGCACATTAATGGTACCTTATTGTTAGCTTCAGAAGGAATTAATGGCACAGTAGCTGGGTCTGAAAAAGCCATAGAAGCTTTAAGGGTATACATAGAAAACACATTAGGGTTTACCAATCTTGAGTACAAATTATCTTATCAGGAATCAGGAAAACCACCCTTCTATAAAATGAAAGTCAAACTTAAAAAAGAGATCGTAACCATGGGAATAGAAGGTATGGATCCTACCACCATGGCAGGTACCTATGTCTCTCCATCAGAATGGAATGAGCTCATTCAGGATCCTGAAGTATTATTGATTGATACCCGAAATAGTTATGAATTCAAAATTGGGACATTTAAGGGAGCCATGGATCCACAAACAAGATATTTTCGACAGTTTCCAGATTGGGTTCGCCAAAAAGTGCTTCCCCAAAAACCCAAAAAGGTAGCAATGTTCTGTACTGGTGGGATTCGTTGTGAAAAAGCAACTAGCTTTCTCAAGTCTGAAGGAGTTGAGGAAGTTTATCACCTCAAGGGTGGGATTCTAAAATATATTGAAGATATTGATGCTTCAGAAAGCCTTTGGGAAGGGGAATGCTTCGTTTTTGATAATAGAGTATCAGTTAATCAGGAATTAGAACCTGGTATACATCGTGTTTGTTATGGTTGTGGAGAACCACTCACAAAGCTGGAAATAGAATCAGATTTGTATGAAGAAGGTATTAGTTGTCCTCACTGTTATGACTCCTTAACAGAAGAAACCCGACAGAGACTCAACCAAAGAAACGATCACCGTCAAAAAGTTAACGCTTCAGCATAG
- a CDS encoding POTRA domain-containing protein, with the protein MMRNLFLLPLMSLCLLSSLGAQRIENINVMGLQRTKKFIVLDLLSVKKGDEYTEETNEKVKQDLLKSGLFFDIETEFNSIDEDTGELTIFLQEKWTLIPLPFATVSSGNISGGLFLLDSNLLGLRKSLVTGSVVSSDSLIFLLTYVDPNLFGSPYKNVTNFFYGNEEDITRLTFTQAFGRDFFDKTFGITTGLKGTFIEDEKWESYPGGTLNLNWDKTKQQDLSPTGFMAGLSNDLFWDVSNTRPVPSTTLEMSYKGRFSKRNLFNVNTAYRYSDEPDSFRSSIGGSKGSFSLPGSEYYPNNFFTSYGEYAFALYEGDSFYSTLNLYGERGYQDDEDPFWFSGIGGGFQLLLKKIAIPAMAFYSIYNIEEDTWESVFSIGISR; encoded by the coding sequence ATGATGAGAAATTTATTCCTATTACCCCTAATGAGTTTATGTCTATTGTCTTCTCTGGGAGCACAAAGAATTGAGAACATCAATGTCATGGGCTTACAGAGAACCAAGAAGTTTATAGTTCTTGATCTATTGTCTGTCAAAAAAGGGGACGAATATACGGAGGAGACTAATGAGAAGGTGAAGCAGGACTTACTTAAATCTGGGTTATTCTTTGATATTGAAACAGAGTTCAATTCCATCGATGAGGATACAGGTGAGTTAACTATTTTTTTACAAGAAAAGTGGACCCTAATTCCCCTGCCCTTTGCGACTGTTTCATCAGGAAACATATCAGGTGGTTTGTTTTTATTAGATTCTAATCTATTGGGCTTGCGTAAATCTCTTGTAACAGGATCTGTGGTCTCTAGTGACAGTTTGATATTTCTACTAACTTATGTTGATCCTAACCTATTTGGCTCACCATATAAAAATGTTACCAATTTCTTTTATGGAAATGAAGAGGATATAACTCGTTTAACATTTACACAGGCCTTTGGAAGGGATTTTTTTGATAAAACTTTTGGTATTACAACAGGATTAAAAGGAACCTTCATTGAAGATGAGAAATGGGAATCCTATCCTGGAGGAACACTTAACCTAAACTGGGATAAAACAAAGCAGCAAGATTTATCTCCTACTGGTTTTATGGCTGGCTTAAGTAATGACTTATTTTGGGACGTAAGCAATACAAGACCGGTACCATCCACTACATTAGAAATGTCCTATAAAGGCCGATTTTCTAAACGGAATTTGTTTAATGTTAATACCGCTTATAGATATTCTGATGAACCGGATTCCTTTCGTTCCAGTATCGGAGGAAGCAAAGGAAGCTTTAGTCTTCCAGGTTCTGAATACTATCCAAATAACTTTTTTACCAGTTACGGCGAGTATGCTTTCGCCTTGTATGAAGGAGATTCCTTCTATTCGACTCTTAATTTATATGGAGAGAGGGGATATCAGGATGATGAAGACCCTTTCTGGTTTAGCGGTATAGGAGGAGGCTTTCAGCTGCTTCTCAAGAAGATAGCTATACCTGCTATGGCATTCTACTCCATATATAATATAGAAGAAGATACTTGGGAAAGCGTTTTCAGTATAGGAATATCCCGATAA